From a single Myxococcus fulvus genomic region:
- a CDS encoding helix-turn-helix transcriptional regulator, whose product MDKTERLFAVMDALRRHRRPVTAAALAEEQGVSLRTLYRDVRTLIGLGAPIVGEAGVGYMLKPGFFLPPLMFTAEELEALVLGSRWVEAQPDAGLAGAARNALAKIATASPEDLRDRMNDTGLWPILMRGGAAPLPVLGLVRRAIREEKALLLVYADEKGQPSQREIWPVQLAFHEGKQLVAAWCCLRQAFRHFRVDRITAASATEARYGRPRSVLAREWREEWERLYPD is encoded by the coding sequence ATGGACAAGACCGAACGCCTCTTCGCAGTCATGGACGCACTCCGCCGGCACCGCCGCCCCGTCACCGCGGCGGCGCTGGCCGAGGAGCAGGGAGTGTCCCTGCGCACGCTCTATCGCGACGTGCGGACGCTCATCGGTCTTGGCGCGCCCATCGTGGGCGAGGCGGGCGTGGGCTACATGCTGAAGCCCGGGTTCTTCCTGCCGCCGCTGATGTTCACCGCCGAGGAGTTGGAGGCGCTGGTGCTCGGCTCCCGCTGGGTCGAGGCCCAGCCGGATGCCGGCCTTGCCGGGGCGGCGCGCAATGCCCTGGCCAAGATCGCCACCGCTTCGCCCGAGGACTTGCGCGACCGGATGAACGACACCGGGCTCTGGCCCATCCTGATGCGCGGCGGGGCAGCGCCCCTCCCGGTGCTCGGCCTGGTGCGCCGGGCCATTCGCGAGGAGAAGGCGCTCCTCCTTGTGTATGCCGACGAGAAGGGCCAGCCAAGCCAGCGCGAAATCTGGCCAGTACAGCTCGCGTTCCACGAGGGCAAACAGCTCGTCGCTGCCTGGTGCTGCTTGCGCCAGGCCTTCCGCCATTTCCGCGTCGACCGCATCACCGCGGCCTCGGCGACGGAGGCCCGCTACGGCCGCCCCCGGTCCGTGCTCGCGCGGGAATGGCGGGAGGAATGGGAGCGCCTGTACCCCGATTGA
- a CDS encoding RNA polymerase sigma factor — protein MSKSPPEINALSGEVMSSWHRFLDVFEPMRPELYRYCRHLTRSPWDAEDLVQDTLARAFVTLGTVFMTLPNPRAWIFRVASNLWVDRMRRMRLELTFEAPADPVSAPDPRAPREAAGSLLVRLSPQERAAVVLKDVFDFSLQEIADALSTTVGAVKSALHRGRGLLAAPEDPVTRTPVPAALDAFCAAFNARDLERLTDLLLDSASVEIVGVVTEYGQDAPKNPDTGSFAGTLAPITFDERGGVPPQLLEGYLATSPRCEVRAYRGSPILLFWYDHEEGSRVRTVMTVETDGEHIVRVRNYFFTPDVIAELCAELGVPYRVNGYRYWVDGR, from the coding sequence GTGAGCAAGTCGCCCCCTGAAATCAACGCGCTGAGCGGCGAGGTGATGTCGTCGTGGCATCGGTTCCTCGATGTCTTCGAGCCGATGCGTCCCGAGCTCTATCGCTACTGCCGCCACCTCACGCGCAGTCCGTGGGACGCGGAGGACCTGGTGCAGGACACGCTCGCCCGGGCGTTCGTGACGCTCGGGACGGTGTTCATGACGCTGCCGAATCCGCGCGCGTGGATCTTCCGGGTGGCGTCGAACCTCTGGGTGGACCGCATGCGGCGCATGCGCCTGGAGCTCACCTTCGAGGCGCCCGCGGACCCGGTGTCAGCGCCGGACCCTCGGGCGCCCCGCGAGGCCGCGGGCTCCTTGCTGGTGCGGCTGTCGCCCCAGGAGCGGGCCGCGGTGGTCCTCAAGGATGTGTTCGACTTCTCGCTCCAGGAGATCGCCGACGCGCTGTCGACGACGGTGGGCGCGGTGAAGTCCGCGCTGCATCGGGGGCGGGGCCTGTTGGCGGCGCCCGAGGACCCCGTGACTCGTACACCCGTGCCCGCGGCGCTGGACGCGTTCTGTGCGGCGTTCAATGCGCGGGACCTGGAGCGACTGACCGACCTGTTGCTCGACAGCGCCAGCGTCGAGATCGTCGGCGTCGTCACCGAGTACGGCCAGGACGCACCGAAGAATCCGGACACCGGCTCCTTCGCTGGAACGCTCGCGCCCATCACCTTCGACGAGCGGGGAGGTGTCCCGCCGCAGCTGCTCGAAGGGTACCTGGCCACCAGCCCTCGCTGCGAAGTCCGGGCGTATCGCGGCTCGCCCATCCTGCTCTTCTGGTACGACCACGAAGAGGGCTCGCGGGTGCGCACCGTGATGACCGTGGAGACGGACGGTGAGCACATCGTCCGGGTGCGCAACTACTTCTTCACCCCGGATGTCATCGCCGAGCTTTGCGCGGAGCTGGGCGTGCCCTATCGGGTCAATGGCTATCGCTATTGGGTGGATGGCCGTTAG
- a CDS encoding dihydrofolate reductase family protein, protein MTTQEPSHRRLFVSMVVSLDGFIADADGRLDWFEDGNPQFEQYCEEMIDSVGLALYGRRSYEEMLAYWPNAEANPRSPQDLAFARKMNALPKVVLSRTLEHAAWNNTRILRENIAEELTALKRQPGKPMVAWAGAELVATLTRLRLVDEYRLIIHPVLLGRGTPLFKDLEGRQKLKLVRTTQLGQGLVVLCYEPLTS, encoded by the coding sequence ATGACAACCCAAGAACCCAGCCATCGCCGCCTCTTTGTCTCCATGGTCGTCTCGCTCGACGGCTTCATCGCGGACGCCGACGGGCGGCTCGATTGGTTCGAGGACGGCAACCCTCAGTTCGAGCAGTACTGTGAAGAGATGATCGACTCGGTCGGCCTGGCGTTGTACGGCCGGCGCTCGTACGAGGAGATGCTCGCCTACTGGCCGAACGCGGAAGCCAACCCCCGCTCGCCCCAGGACCTCGCCTTCGCCCGCAAGATGAACGCGCTGCCGAAGGTCGTGCTGTCGCGGACGCTCGAGCATGCCGCGTGGAACAACACCCGCATCCTCCGGGAGAACATCGCCGAGGAGCTCACCGCGCTGAAGCGCCAACCCGGCAAGCCGATGGTGGCGTGGGCCGGCGCGGAGCTCGTCGCGACGCTCACCCGGCTCCGACTCGTCGATGAGTATCGGCTCATCATCCATCCGGTGCTCCTCGGGCGAGGCACACCGCTCTTCAAGGACCTCGAAGGCAGACAGAAGCTGAAGCTGGTGCGGACGACCCAGCTCGGTCAGGGACTGGTGGTCCTGTGCTATGAGCCGCTGACATCGTGA
- a CDS encoding TetR/AcrR family transcriptional regulator, with protein MADDARQSAPHPDFVARKPQQQRAKVRVDAVLQAAEELLLESGLSAFSIPTLAERLEYPRSTIYKFFPTPQALLNELAERQLAALEAHLTRYAQSLLGAKDWQEPMTRMVHEAAEFYRTHPAAQVVLLSGPVSDGSFRAFESTIARLGTLARNLLATHGIDIPRGAPDIAALAVEFGTASLRMSFYLHGRMTDEYTQAAADVMQSFLAMRLGLPLR; from the coding sequence ATGGCTGACGATGCGCGTCAATCCGCCCCCCATCCCGACTTCGTGGCCCGCAAGCCGCAGCAGCAGCGCGCCAAGGTTCGGGTCGATGCCGTGCTCCAGGCGGCGGAGGAGCTGCTGCTCGAATCAGGGCTCTCGGCGTTCTCGATTCCGACGCTGGCGGAGCGCCTGGAGTACCCCCGGTCGACCATCTACAAGTTCTTCCCGACCCCCCAGGCCCTGCTCAACGAGCTCGCGGAGCGCCAGCTGGCGGCGCTGGAGGCGCACCTGACGCGCTATGCCCAGAGCCTTCTGGGGGCCAAGGACTGGCAGGAACCGATGACGCGCATGGTGCATGAGGCGGCGGAGTTCTACCGCACGCATCCAGCGGCGCAGGTGGTCCTGCTGAGTGGGCCGGTCTCGGATGGGAGCTTTCGCGCGTTCGAGTCCACCATCGCGCGCCTGGGCACGCTCGCGCGCAACCTGCTCGCGACGCACGGCATCGACATCCCGCGGGGAGCTCCGGACATCGCGGCGCTGGCGGTGGAGTTCGGCACCGCGAGCCTCCGGATGTCCTTCTACCTCCACGGCCGCATGACGGACGAATACACCCAGGCCGCGGCCGACGTGATGCAGTCCTTCCTGGCCATGCGGCTGGGCTTGCCGCTGCGCTGA
- a CDS encoding SRPBCC family protein: MIYSSATIPVNPEGEPRLTREQAWKGLVLKARDARLFLPPGLCTRCDVVEESVSHIVREATIAGAELREIITFEPQRKVTFFQATGPREGAIINELFEGADGTLQLRFYCYLGLRGHAPNGPEERAEQEWMSGDQGYKSALLSTLKRTRELLAEGRL, translated from the coding sequence ATGATCTATTCGTCCGCCACCATCCCGGTGAACCCCGAAGGCGAGCCCCGGCTGACCCGCGAGCAGGCCTGGAAGGGCTTGGTCCTCAAGGCCCGCGACGCGCGTCTGTTCCTGCCGCCCGGTCTCTGCACCCGTTGCGACGTCGTCGAGGAGAGTGTCTCTCATATCGTGCGTGAAGCCACGATTGCAGGCGCCGAGCTGCGCGAAATCATCACGTTCGAGCCGCAGCGCAAGGTCACCTTCTTCCAGGCCACGGGCCCGCGCGAGGGCGCCATCATCAACGAGCTGTTCGAGGGCGCGGACGGCACGCTCCAGCTCCGCTTCTACTGCTACCTCGGCCTGCGAGGCCATGCGCCGAACGGCCCCGAGGAGCGGGCCGAGCAGGAGTGGATGAGCGGTGACCAGGGCTACAAGAGCGCCTTGCTGTCGACGCTGAAGCGCACGCGCGAACTGCTCGCCGAGGGGCGGCTCTGA
- a CDS encoding SDR family oxidoreductase, whose amino-acid sequence MTILVTGATGAVGRHVVEQLTRRGADVRALVRDPAKARFPTGVAVVQGDLLDIDSLRSAFSGVSTLFLLNAVVPDEVTQALIALNLAREAGIQRIVYLSVIHSDRYVNVPHFAGKFAVERMIEQLGLGATILRPAYFMNNDVTIKDVVTGYGVYPMPIGGKGLAMIDTRDIGEIAAIELLRREQSAAPLPLERLNLVGPDTLTGPAVAAIWTEVLERPIAYPGDDTAGFEQNLRRFMPSWMAFDMRLMSERFLTDGMLPEAGDVARLTTLLGRPLRSYRDFAAELTTSA is encoded by the coding sequence ATGACCATCCTCGTTACTGGCGCCACTGGCGCCGTCGGCCGTCACGTCGTCGAACAGCTCACCCGGCGCGGCGCCGATGTTCGCGCCCTCGTCCGGGACCCCGCCAAGGCTCGCTTCCCGACGGGCGTCGCCGTCGTACAGGGAGACCTGCTCGACATCGACTCGCTGCGGAGCGCCTTCTCGGGTGTCTCCACGCTCTTCCTGCTCAACGCCGTGGTGCCTGACGAGGTCACGCAGGCCCTCATCGCGCTCAACCTCGCCCGCGAGGCGGGCATCCAGCGGATCGTCTACCTGTCGGTGATCCACAGCGACCGCTACGTGAACGTGCCGCACTTCGCGGGCAAGTTCGCCGTCGAGCGCATGATCGAGCAGCTGGGCCTCGGTGCCACCATCCTGCGTCCCGCCTACTTCATGAACAACGATGTCACCATCAAGGACGTGGTGACCGGATACGGCGTCTATCCGATGCCGATTGGTGGCAAAGGCCTCGCCATGATCGACACGCGCGACATCGGAGAGATCGCGGCCATCGAGCTGCTGCGCCGAGAGCAGTCGGCCGCGCCGCTCCCCCTCGAGCGGCTCAACCTCGTCGGCCCCGACACGCTGACGGGGCCGGCGGTCGCGGCCATCTGGACGGAGGTCCTGGAGCGGCCCATCGCCTATCCAGGAGATGACACCGCGGGGTTCGAGCAGAACCTCCGGCGGTTCATGCCGAGCTGGATGGCGTTCGACATGCGCCTGATGAGCGAGCGCTTCCTCACCGACGGCATGCTCCCCGAGGCTGGTGATGTCGCGCGGCTCACCACGCTGCTGGGGCGCCCCCTGCGCTCGTACCGAGACTTCGCCGCCGAGCTCACCACCTCGGCCTGA
- a CDS encoding LysR family transcriptional regulator: MDLLALADFNLVARHGGFGRAARAAGRPKATLSRRVAELEAALDLRLFERGARTLKLTEEGRALFERTGALLTELDETAAEIASGGDRPRGRLRISAPLLFSQTAMGRLAAGFAVKYPEVQLEVTTEDRTVDLIEEGYDLAIRVNPAPDERLVGRSFLRDRLVVVASPKLVRPAKHLAVAAVVRGAGDDGGPVWNVVTPTGKARIAVAPVLRLSSLIMVRDAVRAGVGAARLPISLVGHDLAEGRLVHWGDIEGPEITLWTLYPSRRLLSARVSAFLDHLKEAFPEGKPDELAAYIGA; this comes from the coding sequence ATGGACTTGCTTGCTCTCGCTGATTTCAATCTCGTCGCCCGACATGGGGGGTTTGGACGGGCCGCACGCGCGGCGGGGCGCCCGAAGGCGACCCTGTCCCGCAGGGTGGCGGAGCTCGAGGCCGCCCTCGACCTGCGTCTGTTCGAGCGCGGAGCGCGCACGCTGAAGCTCACCGAGGAAGGACGGGCGCTCTTCGAGCGAACAGGGGCCTTGCTGACCGAGCTCGACGAGACTGCGGCGGAGATCGCCTCGGGTGGGGACAGGCCGAGAGGCAGGTTGCGAATCAGCGCGCCGTTGCTCTTCTCGCAGACCGCGATGGGGAGGCTCGCGGCCGGGTTCGCGGTGAAATATCCGGAGGTCCAGCTCGAGGTCACGACGGAGGACCGGACCGTCGACCTGATAGAGGAGGGTTATGACCTGGCCATTCGCGTCAATCCGGCTCCGGATGAGCGCCTGGTCGGACGGAGTTTCCTGCGCGACCGGCTGGTGGTCGTCGCGAGCCCGAAGCTCGTCAGGCCGGCGAAGCACCTCGCTGTCGCAGCGGTCGTACGTGGCGCGGGCGACGACGGCGGCCCCGTCTGGAATGTCGTGACGCCCACCGGAAAGGCACGCATCGCGGTCGCGCCAGTCCTTCGCCTCTCATCGCTCATCATGGTACGCGATGCTGTCCGCGCGGGTGTCGGGGCCGCGCGTCTCCCGATTTCACTGGTGGGTCACGACCTGGCCGAGGGAAGGCTGGTGCACTGGGGTGATATCGAGGGACCGGAAATCACGCTGTGGACGCTCTACCCGTCACGGCGGCTGCTGAGCGCTCGTGTCTCCGCCTTTCTCGACCATTTGAAGGAAGCCTTCCCCGAAGGAAAGCCTGACGAACTGGCGGCCTATATCGGGGCCTGA
- a CDS encoding serine/threonine-protein kinase has product MAHGADLGMLGRYQLRARLARGGMAELFLADLRGPDGFEKTVVIKRMLPPLATQETYRQMFAQEARLMATFGHGHVVSALDYGVEQGSPYLVLEYVDGADLERVLDEHPSLPPPLVRHMGLCLLRALEHVHGLRDARGEPLGIVHRDISPANVLLGRTGDVKLADFGIAKGLRSPSRTAPGSTRGRLRYMAPEQVLGGPLDGRADLFSLAVLLYESLLGQGPYPAKTDAQLLLAVRDSRMAPPDELRRVAGAALADVLLRALRPHPAERYATAGEMARALSAVDGAAEGEQPWRVAEVVARTLATRPPQVEEPRPPGERSPFSAVLLEVREDEP; this is encoded by the coding sequence ATGGCGCACGGGGCTGACCTGGGGATGCTCGGTCGATACCAGCTGCGCGCGCGTCTGGCGCGCGGCGGGATGGCGGAGCTCTTCCTCGCGGACCTCCGCGGGCCGGACGGCTTCGAGAAGACCGTGGTCATCAAGCGAATGCTGCCTCCACTCGCCACGCAGGAGACCTATCGGCAGATGTTCGCCCAGGAGGCCCGCCTCATGGCCACCTTCGGGCACGGGCACGTCGTCTCCGCCCTCGACTACGGCGTGGAGCAGGGCAGCCCCTACCTGGTGCTCGAGTACGTGGACGGCGCGGACCTGGAGCGCGTCCTGGACGAGCACCCGTCCCTGCCTCCTCCGCTGGTGCGCCACATGGGACTGTGCCTCTTGCGGGCCCTGGAGCACGTCCACGGGCTGCGGGACGCTCGCGGCGAGCCCTTGGGCATCGTCCACCGGGACATCAGCCCGGCCAATGTGCTGCTGGGACGCACCGGGGACGTGAAGCTGGCGGACTTCGGCATCGCCAAGGGCCTGCGCAGCCCCTCGCGCACCGCGCCGGGGAGCACGCGCGGGCGGCTGCGCTACATGGCCCCCGAGCAGGTCCTGGGCGGTCCGCTGGATGGCCGGGCGGACCTCTTCTCGCTGGCCGTGCTCCTCTACGAGTCCCTGCTGGGCCAGGGCCCCTACCCCGCCAAGACGGACGCGCAGCTGTTGCTCGCCGTGCGCGACTCCCGGATGGCGCCCCCGGACGAGCTGCGGCGTGTCGCGGGAGCGGCCCTGGCGGACGTGCTGCTGCGGGCCCTGCGCCCCCACCCCGCGGAGCGCTACGCCACCGCGGGGGAGATGGCGCGCGCCCTGTCGGCGGTGGACGGCGCGGCGGAGGGCGAGCAGCCCTGGCGCGTGGCGGAGGTGGTGGCCCGCACGCTGGCCACGCGGCCGCCCCAGGTCGAGGAGCCGCGCCCACCCGGTGAGCGCAGCCCCTTCTCCGCCGTCCTGCTCGAGGTGCGCGAGGACGAGCCATGA
- a CDS encoding sigma 54-interacting transcriptional regulator yields MSDDTEVISLLDNAGGHSVRRVRLQVSAGPDAGTDVSSSSEKVTIGSARGNDLVLSDPTVSRFHAELVRERGGHRLRDLESTNGTRVDHVRVVDAHVVDGSTLTFGNTSVRFTQVAEQDLVPLHPEPRFGQLVGEGVAMRALFARLARLAVTDATVLIEGESGTGKELVAEALHQQSPRAAGPFVVVDCGSIPPELVESELFGHEKGAFTGAAQERRGAFEAAHGGTLLLDEIGELPLAMQPRLLRALERRQVKRVGADAFRPVDVRFVAATHRDLRAAVNRKEFREDLYFRLAVGIVRVPPLRSHLEDLSLLLRHLWEETFRALGLPARPYIAPSAETLHQLMSLPWRGNVRELRNFVERSVAMSGALDAAFVQGAAASSNTSPGQPSVRVDLSYKDAKEAWLDYFEETYLRQRLSAAGGNVSQMAREAEVDRAHVIKLLRKHAVR; encoded by the coding sequence ATGTCAGACGACACCGAGGTCATCTCCCTCCTGGACAACGCGGGTGGGCACTCCGTCCGCAGGGTGCGGCTGCAGGTCTCCGCCGGGCCTGACGCGGGCACCGACGTGTCCTCCTCGTCCGAGAAGGTCACCATCGGCAGCGCGCGGGGCAATGACCTGGTGCTGAGCGACCCCACCGTGTCCCGCTTCCACGCGGAGCTGGTGCGCGAGCGCGGGGGCCACCGGCTGCGCGACCTGGAGAGCACCAACGGCACGCGGGTGGACCACGTCCGCGTCGTGGACGCCCACGTGGTGGATGGCTCCACGCTGACGTTCGGCAACACGTCCGTGCGCTTCACGCAGGTGGCCGAGCAGGACCTGGTGCCGCTGCACCCGGAGCCGCGCTTCGGCCAGCTCGTGGGCGAGGGCGTGGCGATGCGGGCCTTGTTCGCGCGGCTCGCGCGGCTGGCCGTCACCGACGCCACCGTGCTCATCGAGGGCGAGAGCGGCACGGGCAAGGAGCTGGTGGCGGAGGCGCTCCACCAGCAGAGCCCGCGCGCCGCCGGCCCCTTCGTGGTGGTGGACTGCGGCTCCATCCCGCCGGAGCTGGTGGAGAGCGAGCTGTTCGGCCACGAGAAGGGCGCCTTCACCGGCGCCGCGCAGGAGCGCCGGGGCGCCTTCGAGGCCGCGCACGGCGGGACGCTCTTGCTCGACGAGATTGGCGAGCTGCCCCTGGCGATGCAGCCCCGGCTGCTGCGAGCGCTGGAGCGCCGCCAGGTCAAGCGCGTGGGCGCGGATGCCTTCCGCCCCGTGGACGTGCGCTTCGTGGCCGCCACGCACCGGGACTTGCGCGCCGCCGTCAACCGGAAGGAGTTCCGCGAGGACCTGTACTTCCGCCTCGCCGTGGGCATCGTGCGCGTGCCCCCGCTGCGCTCGCACCTGGAGGACCTGTCGCTGCTCTTGCGCCACCTGTGGGAGGAGACGTTCCGCGCGCTCGGGCTGCCCGCGCGGCCCTACATCGCGCCGAGCGCGGAGACGCTGCACCAGCTCATGTCCCTGCCCTGGCGAGGCAACGTGCGGGAGCTGCGCAACTTCGTGGAGCGCAGCGTGGCCATGTCCGGAGCGCTCGACGCGGCGTTCGTCCAGGGCGCCGCCGCCTCGTCGAACACGTCGCCGGGCCAGCCCTCCGTGCGGGTGGACCTGTCGTACAAGGACGCGAAGGAGGCGTGGCTCGACTACTTCGAGGAGACCTACCTGCGCCAGCGCCTGAGCGCCGCCGGCGGCAACGTGAGCCAGATGGCCCGTGAAGCCGAGGTGGACCGCGCCCACGTCATCAAGCTGCTGCGCAAACACGCGGTACGCTGA